The following DNA comes from Hordeum vulgare subsp. vulgare chromosome 3H, MorexV3_pseudomolecules_assembly, whole genome shotgun sequence.
atatgcctacaatagaatattttggtatattacatagctaggtgcatggaattatggtatgatacataaaaaatttagatataagttggcaagtttttgtTTAATCTACCAATTaatggtcgaccgattaatccagttaataggccgattcaccgattaatcgctactcccaagccgaccgagaagctaccagttaccgatttcttgaacaatgattaattcagtgccaagtgccagttcctgttttttctttgtttttgactcttttcagatatgatttcggaacggagtccaaacggaataaaatccccgaaataattttttccagaacagaagaagatcgggggacgtgagggccaaggcagggggcccacacgtagcccacaagccctgttgccgcggccagggggcccgcggcaaccaggcttgtggcctccttggcgctcccctgccctagctctttggcctataaattccctaaaatcgtagaaaaaatcagggcatccacgaaaacacttttccgtcgccgcaagcttccgtttccgcgagatctcatctggagacccttcccggtgccctgccggaggggactttggagttggagggcttctacatcaacatcatcgcctctccaatgactcgtgagtagtccacttcagacctacgggtccatagttagtagctagatggcttcttctctctcttggatcttcaatacaaagttctccatgatcttcatggagatctatccgatgtaatcctctttggcggtgtgtttgtcgagatctgatgaactgtggatttgtgatcagattgtctatgaattatatttgagtctttgctggtttcttatatgcatgatttgatatccttgtaagtctctccgagtcttgggttttgtttggccaactagatctatgattcttgcaatgagagaagtgcttagttttgggttcataccgtgtggtgacctttcccagtgacagaaggggcagcaaggcacgcatcgtgttgttgccatcaagggtaacaagatgggcttttatcgtagatatgagattgtccatctacatcatgtcatcttgcttaaggcgttactctgttcttttggacttaatacactagatgcatgctgaatagcggtcgacgtgtggagtaatagtagtagatgcagaaagtatcggtctacttgttttggacgtgatgccaatagatataatcattgcctcagataacgtcacgactttgcgcggttctatcaattgctcgacactaattcgttcacccaccgtctacttgctttcatgagagaagccactagtgaacactacgacccccgggtctattcacaactatcgtttccactttcacttttactttgctttgtttactctttgctttcagttctcactttgcaaacaatctgtaagggattgacaaccccttcataggattgggtgcaagctctttgtgtttgtgcaggtacttgtgacttgacgttctcctcctactggattgataccatggttctcaaaactgaggaaaatacttaccgccgctgtgctacatcaccctttcctcttcaagggaacaccaactcaaggctccaaggccgcggggaaatcctttgcatatttgccaaggaagtccctataggcgtagccgcaccagcaggattcctggcgccgttactagggaaggtttgttgtcgcagtagcagtcgccatcggggttgtcgcgctacttatgctattactactaaagctacgtcccagcaatatagtaaacgcatctgcaagcacaaacattagtttaaagacaaccctatggctcctgtcggttgccgtaccatcgacgtgcaagtcgatattaactattacaacatgatcatctcatacatccaatatatcacatcacatcattggccatatcatatcacaagcataccctgcaaaaacaagttagacgtcctctacttgttgttgcatgtttttacgtggctgctatgggtatctagtagatcgcatcttacttacgcaaaaaccacaacggagatgtgcaaattgctatttaacctctccaaggactgcctcggtcaaaaccaattcaattaaagttgaagaaaccgacacccgccagtcatctttatgcaacgaggttgcatgtcaagcaatGAACCCAATCTTTCGTaaacgtacgaataatgtcggttcgggccgcttcaatccaacaataccgccgaatcgagaaaagactaaggagggcagcaaatcgaacatcaccgtccataaaaccctttgtgttctactcgagattacatctacgcatgaacctagctcatgatgcctgttggggaacgttgcatgggaaacaaaattttcctacgcacatgaagacctatcatggtgatgtccatctacgagaggatatttggatctacgtacccttgtagatcgcacagtaggaagcgttaagaaacgcgattgatgtagtggaacttcctcacatacctcgatccgccccgcgaaccgtcccacgaactgtccgcgatccgtcccacgatccgctccgatctagtgccgaacggacgacacctccgcattcaacacacgtacaactcgacgatgatctcggccttcttgatccagcaagcaagacggagaagtagatgagttctccggcagcgtgacggcgctccggaggttgttgatgatctattccagcagggctccgcccgagctccgcagaaatacgatatagaggaaaaaccgtggtgtttgtggtcgggctgccgtggcaaaagttgtctcaaatcagccctaaagtaccattatatataagaggagaggaggggaggcttgccttgagggccaaggccccctatggtgcgccggctaggagagggaggagtcctactccaattaggattggaaagtggactccttcctttccttcccacctttccttttttttcctttcttttctctttggttttttcccttgtggcgccaaggctcctttgggctgtaccaccagcccactaagggctggtgcaccacccctaatgCCATgggcctctcccgggtgggttgcccccctcccggtaaatatcgagaacccattcgtcactcccggtacgatgtcggtaatgcccgaaaaccttccggtaaccaaatgagacaaacctatatatcaatcttaattTCCGGAccttttcggaaaccctcgtgacgtccgtgatctcatccgggactccgaacaacattcggtaaccaaccatataactcaaatacgcttaaaacatcatcgaaccttaagtgtgcagaccccgcgggttcgagaactatgtagacatgccccgaggcactcctcggtcaatatccaatagcgggacctagatgcccatattggatcctacatatcctctgaataacttatcggttgaatctgagtgtcaaggattcaggcaatccgtatgtcatttcctttgtcctttcggtatgttacttacccgagattcgatcgtcggtatccacatacctatttcaatctcgttaccggcaagtctcttttctcgttccgtaatacaagatcctgtgacttacacttagtcacattgcttgcaaggcttgtgtgtgatgttgtattaccgagtgggccccgagatacctctccggcacacagagtgacaaatcccagtcttgatccatactaactcaacggacaccttcggagatacctgtagagcacctttatagtcacccagttacgttatgacgtttgatgcacacaaggtattcctccggtgccagtgagttatatgatctcatggtcataggaacaaatacttgacacgcagaaaacaatagcaataaaacgacatgatcaatatgctatgttcatagtttgggtcatgtccatcacatgattctcctaatgatgtgatcccgttatcaagtgacaacacttgcccatggccaggaaaccttgaccatctttgatcaacgaactagtcaactagaggctcactagggacactatgttgtctatgtatccacacatgtatttgagtttccaatcaatataattctagcgtggataataaacgattattatgaacaagaaatacaatagtaactaatttattatttcctctagggaatatttccaacaatattaaCTTTATTTAATACAAGGTTGGTGCAaaattgagtcacttattttggaacgggggGAGCATGACACTACTTTTATGACACTTTAGACTATGAAGATAATAATATAGAGTAGTTCCATTTGTATGACACTAgaccaagttagagcaactccaaccaccGACCCAAATGAGCGCGCTTTGTGTGCATTTTGTTCGTTTGGGTCGGTTCGACGGACATCCGTGTCAGCTTTTGTAACTCGGTCGACGCTTGCGCCCAGCCCGACCATGGCCCATTTTTAGGTGGAGGGAAAAAACATggtaaatattttgaaaatataaaaaccattaattaaacattaatgTCAATCTGGAAGGCCGGCGACAGTTTCACGAGTCCACATTACATTAAATAGAAAAATTAATAAACTAAAAACGAGGAGGCGCACTGCCCTaggcgtcctcctcctcatcgtcgttggggccggtgaggtcgacgaGCGTCGGCACCGGCCCAGCCCAGGGGAAGGTTGTCTCCCAAGCGGCGACAACGTCGTTCGCCGGTGGCTGCATTGGCGCTCGCTGGGCAGCGCGTCGCTCCTCCTCCTCAACTTTGGCCTCGCGCTCCATCAGCTCGATCCGCCAGATCTCTACGCCCTCCTCCGTCACCCACCGCTGCCACCAGTGCTCCGGGTAGGTTGCCTCCTGCGCCGGCGTCGCACCCAACCAGATGGGTGGCACTCTGACCAACTCGCACACCACCCCGTCCTAGGCGTACAACTCGTGCCTGAGGACCAGCGACCCTGGCTCGGCCTTCGCGAGGGATGGCGGTGCCAGCGGTGGCACGACTACGTCATCGGCAACGAAGAGCGCCATGGCCTCCGCCATCTTCTTCTGgtaggcctcctcctcctccttgaggcGCGCTTCCTCCTCGCTTGCACGCATCCAACGCGTTCTGGTATGCGGCCTCCGCCTCCTGGTCTTCTTCTCGCACGACGAGGGGCGGCGACGATCTAGCCACCACATCATGGACGCCACATCGATGCTACTCCTCGTGCTCCCACGCAAACCAGGCCTCCCATTCGGGAGAGTCTGCATCATACACGGGGTTGTGCCACTGCTTTGGTGTGAGCTGCTGCCGCCTATGCCTCACCTCCTCCGCATGCGCCCGCGCCGATCGTCGCACCGCTCGCACTGGAATCCTGTGAGGATGCAAATGCGAGTCGTGCGACAGCATGACATAGGGGTAGGGGAGGGGGACGCGGTGGTCCCAGTGCCACCTCGCCTAGTGCACGGGTATGCTGACCCACTATCGAGGCGGactggaagacgacgacgacgggagCGCGCAGACAAGAAAGGAGGGGGACTTGCCCTTGTTTTTGCTGGAGAAGAAACCCATGGTGGCGACGGTTTGCCGCCGACGGGGGAGCAAGAGGTGACTAGATGTAGATAGGAACGACTTCTCGAAGAGCATGAGCCCTCCCCCCCCCACTCGGGTTTAAAAAGGATGTGTGTGTGTCATTGACGCGTGGGCTCGTGGTGGACGGTCGTAGTTAATAAAGACGATACAGGTTTTGACTGGACGCCACATGTGGACGCGCGCACATGAGAAGGCGCGCGATGTGTGTGCTtcgcgtccgcgccgacgcatttcaATCGCATTTTTTGGCCAGAAATGGGTCCGCACGAACGCGAAGCGGGCGCGTTTTGTGTTTGGGTTGGCGTGTTGGACCTCCATTTTTATCCGCGTCGATCCAAACAAACACGGACGAACGATTTGGGTCGCTGCGCTGAAGTTTGTCTTATTCCCCATTATAACTACTCTTATAAATAGCAAtttcttactccctccgtttctaaatgttTTTTTTAAGATTCAACTATGGATCACATACAAAGCAAAACGAATACATCTATAttataaattatgtctatatacatctgcagCTGGTTCATAATGAAattcttaaaaatacaaatatttatgaatggagggagtattttttaCTGAAACCATGCCTCGTGGAATATTCACAGATTTCTTTCACGGATCAGATTTGATGGCCCCCAATGATTCCCCACTACGTCTACCCGTTTTCCTTTTTTCACACCTAACTCGGGGTCGAAGCGGCTCTCACTGTCGGGTCATAGCAGGCCCGCTCGTGCctgtctcctccttctcctacccaACCAAACCTTGGGACCACCCACACGGCTGGCCCGCCTCGACGTCGGCGTGGCAGCCTTGCTTAATTAATCCCGGCCTAACCCTCCAATTATACCACCACTAATCtcatcctccctccctccctccagtACGCGAGCCGCATATACAGTACGCTCTCGCGGCTCGCTCAGCTTTTGCCTCCTTCCCTTCCCCGCCGTCGCCGctgcttcctccctccctccactCCGCCATATAAAAATGGCCAGCCGCGACACCTCACACTGACACTGCCCCGTCCATCAGACGAATCACGCGCACACATTCACACTGCGCTTGGACTcaccgctgctgctgctgccggagcTAACAGAAGACAGCAGCGGGGGCTGGTTCCGGTGGATCCTCGCCGCCGCAGCAGCTAGCCGAGAGGAGCTGGATTCGGATCGGGATCCCGCACACCGCGCGCCCGCCCAAGAGGCCGTCTCAAGGGGGAAGAAATGTAAGCCGCAGGTACTTCAAATTTGAGTTCCatcctctgttgctgctgcttctaCCAGTGAGCTAGCGCCAGTGATCCGTAGAGCGGACGATTGTTTTTCCTTCCGGGTCGTGGTCTTGTGGGGTTGTCCCTCTTGCTTGGCATGTGGTCTACTGAACCGAGCCGTGTTCTCGAGGTTTCTTTGCTGGCTTTCCGCTTTGCCAGATCTGAGTGAGAGCCGTCGGCATGGCATGCGTGATCTTGTTCCGTTCTCCAGAGCATGTGCCATTTTCTCCGCTGATTGGTTGGGACCCGGCTGCAATTGTGAGAGCCGCCGGCAGATCTGGAGCTTCGGTTGGCGCGGGCGCCATTAGATCCGCTTCCCCCCCGCTGCTCCTACTATTAAAGTTTGCGACGAAAGAAAGGGAAAGAGTTGCCATTTTTCTCCCCTCGCTGAGCCGTACACGGGTTGTTTTGGCTGCTGGCCCAGGTTGTACTTGGTACGCTGTGCATCATCAAGTATGGCTTAACCCCAATTCTCGCCATGTTTATGTCATCGATGACAGTTATTTCTTCTCCTGCTGCCGAATTGATTACTGTAGTAAAGCGCACAGCTCAGCTCATCTCAACCTTGTCTTCCCTTTTCCCTGCCGGCGTCTAATAATAAACAAACAAAATCAAAGCAGGATCATCAAGCAATTGGAGAAAGTTTTCCTCTCTCGTCCTGGGCGTAGTACTTGCCGAGCCATTATTGACCCATGATGGGTTGCTCTATCCCAATGACCAATCGAATGCACCTTTGCTACAGTTTCGTTTTGTCCCTTTTCAACCAGTAGAATGTGTCTGTTTTACTGCTGTTTGCTAGCTTGGTTGTTTCTTCGCTGCTGTTGAATTACCCATACGTCATTTTGATGAAGAAATTATTGTTCCCAACTGTGTATTTCCAATCTACCTCTACTGGCTACGAActgattgaagaatttcaaatcaTGATGGGCTTGTTTCTATCTTTTGCAGATACTGATTTGCACAGCGCTCAGTTGAATTACAGGCCATCTTGAGAGCTGGATAGTACTGAAAATGGGTGTATGGAGCTTCAAGAGGAAAGCTCTGATGTCGGGGCTTTGGTCTCAGCACCATCAAGGAACCTGTCATCCTCTTCCTCGACATTTGTTTCTGCCAACCAGTCACCTTTCTTCACACCACGCTCACTGTCTGCTCGTCGCCCAGAGCATGCTCATATCGAGCACAATAACTCCCCAACTGGTATCGCGCTGAAAATTGGTGATATTCTTTCCAGTGACACTCTGGTACATCGGGAGCAGTTACCATCAGCCAACATAAGGTTATTGCTAGATGATGCTTCTCCTCTTCCTAGCCTTTGCACTTCAAGTAATTTTGGAACTCCAGCAATTGTCTATAACAATCCCAGCTTCATTTCCACCTTCAATGGCCCATACCAAGGTAGTTCGTCAGCGACTCCGACTAGCAATTGTGATCGTTCAACTCGAAAGGAGAAACAGAAGAGGCAGGTGGGAATATATCGGAAATCTTCATCCTCTCAACCTACGCCATCAGCAGCTTCTGTCAGTAGGCTTCGAACCTACGATGTGTACATAGGGTTTCATGGCCGCAAGGCTTCACTGCTGAGGTTCACAAATTGGCTTCGTGCAGAACTTGAGATTCATGGAATCAGTTGCTTTGCTTCTGATCGGTCCAGGTGTCGGAATTCACACAGCCATGATGCTGTTGAGAGGGTAATGAATGCTTCCACATATGGAATTGTCATCCTTACAAAGAAGTCATTTGGCAATCCTTATACGATTGAGGAGCTCAGGAACTTCTTTGGCAAGAAAAACCTGAtccctatattctttgacttgtgTGCTGCTGATTGCCTTGCCAGAGATATCATAGAGAAGAGAGGAGAACTGTGGGAGAAACATGGTGGTGAGCTGTGGATGTTATATGGTGGAATGGAGAATGAATGGAGGGAATCAGTTGATGCTCTTTCTCGGGTGATAGATGTGCAGTTAGAAGCGAATGATACCAATTGGAGAGCCTCCATACTGCAAGCAGTTATTCTTTTGGCCACGAAATTAGGTAGGAGAAGTGTGGTTGATCGGGTGAATAGGTGGAGAGCGAGGGTGGAGAAAGATGAATTTCCTTTCCCTCGCAATGGTGATTTCGTCGGGAGGAAAAAGGAGCTCTCGGAGTTGGAGCTCATTTTGTTTGGTGATGTCAGTGGGGAAGGGGAAAAGAAGTATTTTGAGCTCAAGACAAAGCAAAGAAGAAAAGGCCCTGTGAGTGGCTGGTCTGCTAACAATTATGAGCAATTAAATGCAGATACCATCAAGGGAAAGGAACCAGTTTTGTGGAAGGAGACTGAGGAAGGCATTGAGATGCAGAGACTGGGCACTCCACTGCAGCATGGCCGACAACCGAGAGTGAAGAACGGTGGGAGATATGGGAGGAAGAAAAAAACTAGGAAGATACTCTATGGAAAGGGTATTGCTTGCATATCAGGGGAATCTGGAATGGGCAAGACAGATTTGGCTTTGGAGTACGCATACAGGTTCTCCCAGAGATATAAGATGATTTTGTGGGTCAGAGGGGAGAGCAGATACATTCGACATAATTATTTGTCTTTGCGGACTCTTCTGGAAGTAGATTTAAGTGTTGATACTCGATTGCATGAGAAAGGAAGTGACCGATGCTTTGAGGAACAGGAAGAGGAAGCCATTGCCAAGATAAGACAAGAACTGATGCGGGACATACCGTATTTAGTTATCATTGATAATCTGGAGAGTGAGAAGGACTGGTGGGACAAGAGAGTCATAATGGACCTTCTCCCACAATTTGGTGGAGAGACTCACTTCATCATAACAACACGCCTTCCACGGGTGATGAACTTGGAGCCAATGAAGCTTTCTTATTTATCTGGTGCTGAGGCAATGACTCTGATGAAGGGGGCTGTCAAGGAATACCCGCTAATGGAAATTGATGCGCTCAAGGTCATTGAAGAAAAGCTTGGGAGGCTCACTCTTGGCCTAGGTATTGTTGGAGCTATACTCTCAGAGCTTCCAATTACTCCAAGTAGGCTTCTTGACACGTTGAATCGGCCATCGCCCGTAAGAGATTTTTCTTGGAATGAGAGAGAAGTGATCAGCTTGAAAAATCATGAAATCCTTGTTAGACTCCTGGATGTCTGCCTATCGATATTTGAGCACGCAGATGGTCCCAGGAGTATGGCAATTCGTATGGTTCAAGTGAGTGGTTGGTTTGCACCATCTGCAGTTCCAATCCATATGTTGGCTCTGGCTGCACATAAAATCCCAAAGAAGCATCGGAGGGGTCCAAGGTGGAGGAAGTGGTGGCGAACACTGACTTGTGGCCTTGCAACTTCTAGGATGCAGAGATCTGAAGCCGAAGCAGCTGCAATGTTGGTGAGGTTTGGAATTGCCAGGTGCAGCGCAAAGTCTGAGTATATCCAGTTCCATGATATGATCAGGCTATATGCTCGCAAGCGAGGAGGCACAAGAACGGCTCAAGCTGCGGTCCAGTCAGTGTACCTCCGAGGCTCAATAAAACATTCTTCTGAGCACCTATGGGCTGCCTGCTTCATGGCTTTTGGATTTGGTTCTGATCCTTTTCTGGTAGAACTGAGGCCAGCTGAGTTGATGTTCTTTGTGAAGCAGATTGTCGTGCCACTTGCGATAAACACATTCATTACATATTCCCGATGCAACGCTGCGCTGGAGCTCCTGCGCCTGTGCACGGACGCATTGGAGCGTGCAGCTGAATCCATGCTCTCTCATGCTGGCAAATGGAGAGAAACATCAATCTCCTGCTTTAGGCCAGTTCAGTCAGAAGCCCAGTACACCTATCTTTGGCAGGAGCTGGCTCTTCTGAAAGCTTCTGTACTAGAAACACGGGCCAAGCTGATGCTCCGAGGCGGACAGTATGGCATCGGGGATGACCTGATACGGAAGGCCATATTCATCCGAACCTCCATCTGCGGCGAGCACCACCCCGACACGGTCTCGGCTCGAGAAACCCTCAGTAAACTAACAAGGCTTCTTACAAACGTCCACCTTAGTTGATTCATATAGCTTAGGACTTCACCCatatattctttttagtgtggcTTTTTCATAATCGCCGTACAAATACCCCCAGAATATCAAATAACAAAGTATATTTATCTTCATCATTTCACCTCTTCTTTTTTGCTATTGTTACTGAATGTATCCTATCTTATTTCATCCCTTTTAGCACTCTCTTCAGGGTTCTACCAATATATGTTGGCTTTGAGGCTACTGTGTTGTTGTACtagattgtactccctccgtctagaatacttataaataaataaataaaaatgaatgtatttaaaactaaaatacgtctagatacattcatttcttcgACAAGTAGAAGACTCTGAATTGGTGCTTTGTAAGTTCTGTCCTGTCTGATGATAAGATGCCATGATTTTGTCCGAAACTGCAGTCCAGTACATAATCTTCTCTGGTGAGAGATGATGTCGAATTGACTCATGAACTATTTGTGTTTTCCAGTGTAGTTCGTTTATTagtatttactttatttttaaatataagtttttttagaaatttcactatgaactactccctccataaactaatataagagcatttaaaaCACTACTTTAGTAATTTATAAACGCTCGtacattagtttacagagggagtacatacgaaacaaaatgaatgaatttacattttaaaatatgtctatatacatctgtatatatTTTTTAATGAATTTTTtacaaagatttatatttagaaatgaaggGAGTATTTATCTCCGGATCCTGCACAAATGGGAGCATGGTTGCTGTGATGCTCTTTTATTTGACAACAGGCCGTGTAATTGGTCTAAATTCCGAGCATCGTTGCTGTGATGTCTCTGAGCTTATTTATATGCCGCCACTAGAATTAGGTGGAGAAGAACATGCGGCCCCTGAGCCTGCACCATCCTGTTGTCCACTCGCCCGTGTTCCCTTTGACCAATGAATTTTCAAAATTCATATTATTTTACGCTACGTTGGTGTTCAATTTTAGCATTGTATTACTCCttccatttttaaatataagtttcttTTTTAAgtttcattagaagactacatacggatgtatatagacatactttagagtgtggattcactcattttactccatATGTAGTCTCTTAATGAaaactttaaaaagacttatatttaatacCGGAGGGAGTAGTTTGCATAATTTATTGACTGGTATTAAATTACCTAGCAATAACTTAAACTGAATGCTAGAtgattttatgtgaatgctagagTAACCTACTAACAGCATTTCCAATAGCTGAGTTATTTTGGGACAACAAACGTTTTGAGGGCACCTAAGACAAATAACAGCCTTCAACAGTGGCTCGATCATAAAATTTCACAAAAGAAAAATGCAACCCAAAATGCAGCACCAAGTGCCGCAAATATAGAAGTTCCCCGACTAACGCGTGACGCTTAGCCATATCCGTTCTCCCATGTGTGATCGGATCTTCACCCTGTCGAAGGCCACCGCCGCCCACCACGGACTCCATTCCACCGTCGCCACTCCcttcccctccccccccccctctcccgccACCTCCGACGGTCATTGCCGCCGCACCAATTTCACATATGTCATGTGACGTCCGCCACTTTAATTGGGGCCAACAGTGGTCACCTACCATCGCATCATGAAGGTGGGTATCGGAGCACCGTAGCTTGTCGCCCAGCCGAGCGGATCGACAACAAGCTTGGGGCTGCGATGGCGCGACATTGCTAATTTTTGACCGCACAGCTGCCTTCCCGGCATCAATGGAGGTTATCTTGTGGCCGTTTTCATCTCCTCCCAGCAGTCATCTAGCCACTGACGACCCTTTGGACT
Coding sequences within:
- the LOC123444472 gene encoding uncharacterized protein LOC123444472 — translated: MELQEESSDVGALVSAPSRNLSSSSSTFVSANQSPFFTPRSLSARRPEHAHIEHNNSPTGIALKIGDILSSDTLVHREQLPSANIRLLLDDASPLPSLCTSSNFGTPAIVYNNPSFISTFNGPYQGSSSATPTSNCDRSTRKEKQKRQVGIYRKSSSSQPTPSAASVSRLRTYDVYIGFHGRKASLLRFTNWLRAELEIHGISCFASDRSRCRNSHSHDAVERVMNASTYGIVILTKKSFGNPYTIEELRNFFGKKNLIPIFFDLCAADCLARDIIEKRGELWEKHGGELWMLYGGMENEWRESVDALSRVIDVQLEANDTNWRASILQAVILLATKLGRRSVVDRVNRWRARVEKDEFPFPRNGDFVGRKKELSELELILFGDVSGEGEKKYFELKTKQRRKGPVSGWSANNYEQLNADTIKGKEPVLWKETEEGIEMQRLGTPLQHGRQPRVKNGGRYGRKKKTRKILYGKGIACISGESGMGKTDLALEYAYRFSQRYKMILWVRGESRYIRHNYLSLRTLLEVDLSVDTRLHEKGSDRCFEEQEEEAIAKIRQELMRDIPYLVIIDNLESEKDWWDKRVIMDLLPQFGGETHFIITTRLPRVMNLEPMKLSYLSGAEAMTLMKGAVKEYPLMEIDALKVIEEKLGRLTLGLGIVGAILSELPITPSRLLDTLNRPSPVRDFSWNEREVISLKNHEILVRLLDVCLSIFEHADGPRSMAIRMVQVSGWFAPSAVPIHMLALAAHKIPKKHRRGPRWRKWWRTLTCGLATSRMQRSEAEAAAMLVRFGIARCSAKSEYIQFHDMIRLYARKRGGTRTAQAAVQSVYLRGSIKHSSEHLWAACFMAFGFGSDPFLVELRPAELMFFVKQIVVPLAINTFITYSRCNAALELLRLCTDALERAAESMLSHAGKWRETSISCFRPVQSEAQYTYLWQELALLKASVLETRAKLMLRGGQYGIGDDLIRKAIFIRTSICGEHHPDTVSARETLSKLTRLLTNVHLS